One window of Medicago truncatula cultivar Jemalong A17 chromosome 2, MtrunA17r5.0-ANR, whole genome shotgun sequence genomic DNA carries:
- the LOC11433078 gene encoding probable polygalacturonase At1g80170 — MRSCSFISIYIIVIIIIVTPLLIYHAQAQSQSQGIDSIIQLPRSGSSRTRTRTRSRRFLSIADFGARGDGFHNDTQAFLKVWEIACSLSGFINIVFPYQKTFLVTPIDIGGPCRSKITLRILGAIVAPRNPDVWHGLNKRKWIYFHGVNHLSVEGGGRIDGMGQEWWSRSCKINTTNPCLPAPTALTFHKCKSLKVRNLTVLNSQKMHIAFTSCMRVVASRLKVLAPASSPNTDGIHISATKGVEIRDSLIRTGDDCISIVRNSSRVWIRNISCGPGHGISIGSLGKSNVWEKIQNVIVDGAYLYNTDNGVRIKTWQGGSGFASKITFQNILMENVSNPIIIDQYYCDSRHPCKNQTSAVQVGNISFINIQGTSATEETIKFACSDASPCEGLYLENIFLRSYFGGNTRSYCWQAHGSAQGYVYPPVCFSTSSDLIRQNVLLEPNPAINSV; from the exons ATGAGATCTTGTTCTTTTATTTCTATATAtatcattgttattattattattgttactcCTTTACTCATCTACCATGCACAAGCACAATCACAATCACAAGGAATTGACTCTATTATCCAACTCCCACGTTCCGGGTCATCCCGAACCCGAACCCGAACCAGATCCAGACGGTTTCTGTCCATCGCTGATTTTGGTGCCAGAGGTGATGGTTTTCATAATGACACTCAG GCCTTCTTGAAGGTTTGGGAAATTGCTTGTTCTCTCTCTGGATTCATCAATATTGTTTTTCCATATCAAAAAACTTTTCTTGTCACTCCAATTGACATTGGCGGACCGTGTCGATCTAAGATCACTTTGAGG aTCTTAGGAGCAATAGTTGCACCACGAAACCCTGATGTATGGCATGGTTTAAATAAGCGCAAATGGATTTACTTCCACGGGGTGAATCACCTTTCTGTAGAAGGTGGAGGGAGAATAGATGGAATGGGACAGGAATGGTGGTCCAGATCTTGCAAGATCAACACCACTAAT CCATGTCTTCCTGCTCCAACG GCCCTGACTTTTCATAAATGCAAGAGTCTCAAAGTCAGAAACCTTACGGTGCTAAATAGCCAAAAAATGCACATCGCATTCACTAGCTGTATGCGGGTTGTTGCATCACGTCTCAAAGTATTAGCACCTGCCTCCAGCCCTAATACTGATGGCATCCACATTAGTGCTACAAAGGGTGTTGAGATTAGAGATAGTCTAATTAGAACAG GTGATGACTGCATCTCCATAGTCAGAAATTCTTCACGGGTCTGGATCCGAAATATTTCCTGTGGTCCAGGTCATGGCATAAG CATTGGTAGCTTAGGAAAATCAAACGTATGGGAGAAGATTCAAAATGTAATTGTTGATGGAGCTTATCTTTACAACACTGATAATGGGGTGAGAATCAAAACATGGCAG GGTGGGAGTGGTTTTGCCTCCAAGATCACATTCCAGAATATCTTAATGGAAAATGTGTCCAATCCAATAATAATAGATCAATACTACTGCGATTCACGACATCCATGCAAGAATCAG ACTTCAGCTGTTCAAGTGGGGAACATATCCTTCATTAATATTCAAGGAACTTCGGCCACCGAAGAAACCATTAAATTTGCCTGCAGTGATGCTTCTCCATGCGAAGGACTAtatctggaaaatatttttcttcgATCATACTTTGGAGGAAATACAAGATCTTATTGTTGGCAAGCTCATGGTTCTGCTCAGGGTTATGTGTACCCTCCTGTCTGCTTTTCGACAAGTAGTGATTTAATTAGACAGAATGTCTTGTTAGAGCCAAATCCTGCTATTAATTCTGTCTGA
- the LOC11442039 gene encoding peptide deformylase 1A, chloroplastic/mitochondrial: MEAARRLVWRLRAFPMPVLSNGVVSLSSSSSCNNKIQLSSTKFSKFGSTLSSPSSETALLRKTVNKLPYIVKAGDPVIHEPAREVDHSEIKSDKIQNIIDDMILVMRKAPGVGVAAPQIGIPLRIIVLEDKEEFICYNTEEETKAQDRRPFDLLVILNPKLKNKSNRTAFFFEGCLSVDRFQALVERYLDVEVTGFDRYGEPIKINASGWQARILQHECDHLDGTLYVDKMVPRTFRSWKNVDLPLARGCPKLGPRA; encoded by the exons ATGGAAGCAGCACGGCGGCTGGTGTGGCGTTTACGTGCTTTTCCGATGCCGGTGCTCTCAAACGGTGTCGTATCACTCTCTTCATCTTCTAGTTGTAACAACAAAATTCAACTATCAAGTACCAAATTTTCGAAGTTCGGTTCAACATTATCATCACCTTCTTCAGAAACAGCATTACTAAGGAAAACTGTGAATAAATTGCCTTACATTGTAAAAGCAGGTGATCCAGTTATTCATGAGCCTGCACGTGAGGTTGATCACAGTGAGATTAAATCAGACAAGATTCagaatattattgatgatatgattCTTGTCATGAGAAAAGCCCCTGGAGTAGGTGTTGCTGCCCCACAAATTGGTATCCCCTTAAGG ATAATAGTTTTGGAGGATAAAGAAGAATTTATTTGTTACAACACAGAGGAGGAGACCAAAGCACAAGACAGAAGACCTTTTGATCTTTTG GTGATTCTGAATCCCAAATTAAAGAACAAGAGCAACAGGACTGCCTTCTTTTTTGAAGGGTGCTTGAG TGTTGATCGATTTCAAGCTTTGGTAGAGCGGTACCTTGATGTTGAGGTTACAGGTTTTGATCGATATGGTGAGCCAATCAAAATCAATGCTTCTGGTTGGCAGGCTCGGATTTTACAGCATGAGTGCGATCACCTAGATGGAACACTATATGTCGATAAGATGGTACCTAGAACTTTCAGAAGTTGGAAAAACGTGGATCTCCCTCTTGCCCGTGGGTGCCCTAAACTTGGCCCCCGAGCGTAA
- the LOC11442040 gene encoding uncharacterized protein — protein sequence MRRSYIQPSSDLKKIEEKVTTNMREKMRNSSTSLSYDHNEVKKVEDSFETNKKLERKTTEDINASADAFIKNFRKQLVIQRLQSIENYEKMLARGL from the coding sequence ATGAGAAGGAGCTACATCCAACCATCATCAGATCTCAAGAAAATAGAGGAAAAGGTTACTACCAACATGAGGGAGAAGATGAGAAACTCATCAACTTCATTATCATATGATCATAATGAGGTAAAGAAAGTTGAGGACTCCTTTGAAACAAATAAGAAGCTAGAGAGGAAGACTACAGAAGACATCAATGCCAGTGCTGATGCCTTCATCAAGAATTTCAGGAAACAACTCGTGATTCAAAGGCTTCAATCCATTGAGAATTATGAGAAAATGCTTGCAAGGGGTCTCTAG
- the LOC11442038 gene encoding peptide deformylase 1A, chloroplastic/mitochondrial, whose translation MRKLQGSSSLFETEMEAARRLASRLRVVPMMLVFSNATVSSSSSSCNTETPPSNTKLSSFSSASSETAFLSKTLKSELPHIVQAGDPVLHEPAREVDHSEINSDKIQKIIDGMILVMRNAPGISLSAQKIGIPLRIIVLEEPKENLYNYTEEVNKIIDRRPFDLLVILNPKLKIKSNKTFLFFEGCLSVHGFQAVVERYLDVEVEGFDRYGEPIKINASGWHARILQHECDHLDGTLYVDKMVPRTFRSWENINMSIARAVGVSNLAAELKTGAAFDSKY comes from the exons ATGAGAAAATTGCAAGGGTCATCTTCACTCTTTGAAACAGAGATGGAAGCAGCACGGCGGTTGGCGTCGCGTTTGCGGGTGGTTCCGATGATGTTGGTATTCTCAAACGCCACCgtatcatcatcttcttctagTTGTAACACCGAAACTCCACCTTCGAATACCAAACTTTCTAGCTTTAGCTCAGCTTCTTCAGAAACGGCATTCTTAAGTAAAACACTGAAATCCGAATTGCCTCACATTGTACAAGCTGGTGACCCAGTTCTTCACGAGCCGGCACGTGAAGTTGATCACAGTGAGATTAATTCAGACAAGATTCAGAAGATTATCGATGGCATGATTCTTGTCATGAGAAATGCTCCTGGAATTAGTCTTTCTGCTCAAAAAATTGGTATCCCCTTAAGG ATAATTGTTTTGGAGGAACCAAAAGAAAATCTTTATAACTACACCGAGGAGGTGAACAAAATAATAGATAGAAGACCTTTTGATCTTTTG GTGATTCTGAATCCCAAGCTAAAGATCAAGAGCAACaagacttttcttttttttgaagggtgCTTGAG TGTTCATGGATTTCAAGCTGTGGTAGAGCGGTACCTTGATGTTGAGGTTGAAGGTTTTGATCGATATGGTGAGCCAATCAAAATAAATGCTTCTGGTTGGCATGCTCGGATTTTACAGCATGAGTGCGATCACCTAGATGGAACACTATATGTTGATAAGATGGTACCTAGAACTTTCAGAAGCTGGGAAAACATCAATATGTCTATTGCCCGTGCCGTGGGTGTCTCAAACTTGGCCGCTGAGCTTAAAACTGGAGCTGCCTTTGATTCAAAATATTAG